A region from the Vicia villosa cultivar HV-30 ecotype Madison, WI linkage group LG3, Vvil1.0, whole genome shotgun sequence genome encodes:
- the LOC131659546 gene encoding uncharacterized protein LOC131659546 produces MDIPTDTVKERTRYTRAYKIPGIDVSGLIGLSSRLEGEDYQLVPTLEEFSYILNIRITDDVPFIRVPEVVRFEKIAKALHMGIKEVERNWKSSGGVSGFYLCFLISRAEDAAKKEQWVDFSRLLAIMIYGIVLFPSRENFVSLAAICVFMNKNPVPTLLADAYFSIHSRSKKGGYVVGSCLPLLCQWFMLHLPVRGPFVLKKSSLKWSDRIVNLTSYDIRWNYCVGKIWNIITSCGQYPNVPLIGTRGCISYNPTLAYRQLGYAMERTQNDVEAFESVYFADGKDSMELEKIAYAWTKVHKRDQTTLSKKVPIAMGPYRKWVEARVANLLLPFARSCPLYEQPPVVLSDTVAAELYIQIEADNIKLRAKDNEVGLERYFQDREKAELARKLKHAQGEGSSMTRAQRRSHDLMEESLYRKQQECAKLRRSESNSKRRMQDSEQQLMGEKAKSARLEEELASLRSQRRGDGGAHSVVRRS; encoded by the exons ATGGACATTCCCACTGATACTGTCAAGGAGCGTACAAGGTATACCAGAGCTTACAAGATTCCGGGTATTGATGTTTCGGGGTTGATTGGTTTGAGTTCTCGGTTGGAAGGGGAG GACTATCAACTGGTGCCAACACTCGAGGAATTTTCTTACATACTCAACATCCGAATCACTGATGATGTACCTTTCATTCGAGTTCCCGAGGTTGTGAGATTTGAAAAAATAGCTAAAGCTCTTCACATGGGTATAAAGGAGGTGGAAAGAAATTGGAAGTCATCGGGCGGTGTTTCTGGTTTCTATCTTTGCTTTTTGATCAGTAGGGCTGAGGATGCGGCGAAGAAGGAGCAGTGGGTTGATTTTAGTCGTTTGCTTGCCATCATGATTTATGGTATTGTTTTGTTTCCTTCAAGAGAGAACTTTGTGAGTTTGGCGGCGATTTGTGTCTTTATGAACAAAAACCCCGTGCCAACGTTGCTTGCAGACGCTTATTTTTCGATCCATTCGAGAAGTAAGAAGGGAGGATATGTTGTTGGTTCTTGTCTTCCGTTGTTGTGTCAGTGGTTCATGTTGCATTTGCCGGTGAGAGGACCTTttgtgctcaagaagagttctcttAAGTGGTCAGATAGGATTGTTAACCTCACATCTTACGACATCAGGTGGAACTATTGTGTGGGGAAAATTTGGAACATCATCACTAGTTGCGGTCAATATCCCAACGTTCCTCTCATAGGAACCAGAGGTTGCATTAGTTACAATCCCACACTCGCCTATCGTCAATTGGGATATGCAATGGAAAGGACTcagaatgatgtagaagcgtttgAATCAGTGTATTTTGCTGATGGTAAAGATTCTATGGAGTTAGAGAAGATAGCGTATGCTTGGACCAAAGTTCACAAGAGAGATCAGACTACTTTGAGCAAGAAAGTTCCTATTGCTATGGGTCCTTACCGAAAGTGGGTTGAAGCAAGAGTGGCAAATCTGTTGTTGCCATTCGCGAGGTCATGTCCATTGTATGAGCAACCTCCCGTGGTTTTATCTGATACCGTTGCGGCTGAACTCTATATTCAAATTGAAGCGGACAACATCAAACTAAGAGCAAAGGACAATGAGGTTGGCTTGGAGAGGTATTTTCAAGATCGCGAAAAGGCGGAATTGGCTCGTAAGCTCAAGCATGCGCAAGGTGAAGGTTCAAGCATGACACGTGCCCAAAGGCGATCTCATGACTTGATGGAAGAAAGCTTGTACCGAAAACAGCAGGAGTGTGCGAAGTTGCGAAGGTCTGAAAGCAATAGCAAGAGAAGGATGCAGGATTCAGAACAACAGTTGATGGGAGAGAAAGCCAAATCAGCTCGACTTGAAGAAGAGCTCGCAAGCCTCCGATCCCAGCGGAGAGGAGACGGAGGAGCTCATTCTGTTGTCAGACGATCCTAG